Proteins co-encoded in one Brassica rapa cultivar Chiifu-401-42 chromosome A02, CAAS_Brap_v3.01, whole genome shotgun sequence genomic window:
- the LOC103853589 gene encoding uncharacterized protein LOC103853589, which produces MTSPLRANPANSPSYVWTSIFAARKLLLLWIRQKIHSGYEVKVWEDPWIPTIPARPATPVAPVMHPNMRVSDLINQESKEWDARLLEDYVHPDDIPLMRSMAISSTHRRDTLCWNYTRNCQYTVKSGYWVAQNLLKPEKEKEILEPSITKLQAFAWKLKAPRKMCHLIWQLITGQVAVTRNLVRRNIRCDNYCPRCGEIEESVTHAIFECPPAIQVWSLSTTPTSPGTFQVSSIYTNMDYLLWRKNDIVEPGRDRDPYPWIIWYICKARNDKLFRGIDRDPLELVRYAESECQAWFNANETIPPVVQAINNEENQVLSLGNISLVDGSWTAADRFSGCGWVWMDSGENIQLMGTRNFIRCDSALHSEVEALRWAMENMLQHSPCQSFGTDCKELIAMIKEPQEWPSFATELEKIETLQICFPEFEITHVPRVRNQYSDFLAKTARTFRRELLFISCFISVLLSRPPQA; this is translated from the coding sequence ATGACCTCGCCATTAAGAGCTAATCCTGCAAACAGTCCATCATATGTATGGACAAGCATTTTCGCCGCAAGGAAGCTCTTGCTTCTATGGATCAGACAGAAGATTCATTCAGGTTATGAAGTCAAAGTGTGGGAGGATCCATGGATTCCAACGATACCTGCTAGACCAGCTACACCTGTAGCGCCTGTGATGCACCCGAATATGAGAGTTAGTGACCTCATTAATCAGGAATCGAAGGAATGGGATGCAAGGCTATTAGAGGATTATGTCCATCCCGATGACATACCACTTATGCGTAGTATGGCCATAAGCTCTACTCATCGTCGTGATACTTTATGCTGGAACTACACGAGGAATTGCCAATATACAGTTAAATCTGGATACTGGGTTGCTCAAAATCTGTTGAAGCcagaaaaggaaaaggaaatacTAGAACCAAGTATCACAAAACTgcaagcctttgcttggaagttGAAAGCGCCAAGGAAGATGtgccatcttatatggcaattgaTAACGGGCCAGGTGGCAGTAACAAGGAATCTGGTAAGGCGTAATATAAGGTGCGATAATTATTGCCCAAGGTGTGGAGAAATAGAAGAATCTGTGACTCATGCAATATTTGAATGCCCTCCAGCAATACAAGTATGGTCCTTATCAACAACTCCTACAAGTCCAGGTACATTTCAAGTGTCAAGCATCTACACAAACATGGATTATCTATTATGGAGGAAGAATGATATCGTTGAACCCGGCCGAGATAGAGATCCTTATCCTTGGATAATATGGTATATCTGTAAGGCTCGTAATGATAAACTTTTCAGGGGAATAGACAGAGATCCTTTGGAACTAGTTCGATACGCAGAAAGTGAGTGTCAAGCATGGTTTAATGCAAATGAGACGATACCACCAGTAGTACAGGCCATCAATAATGAGGAAAAccaagtcttaagcttgggtaatatttcTCTGgtagatggatcttggacagcTGCTGATAGatttagtggatgtggatgggtcTGGATGGATAGCGGGGAGAACATACAACTTATGGGAACACGGAATTTCATTCGATGTGATTCAGCATTGCATTCAGAGGTAGAAGCActgcgatgggcgatggagaacATGCTTCAACACTCGCCATGCCAAAGCTTTGGAACAGACTGCAAGGAActgattgcaatgataaagGAACCCCAGGAGTGGCCAAGCTTCGCGACAGAATTGGAGAAGATAGAGACGCTGCAGATTTGTTTCCCGGAATTTGAAATCACCCATGTGCCACGAGTGCGCAATCAGTATtctgattttttagctaagactgctagaaCCTTTCGCAGAGAGTTACTTTTCATTAGTTGTTTTATTTCGGTCTTGTtatccagaccacctcaagcttga